In Paraburkholderia caballeronis, the following proteins share a genomic window:
- a CDS encoding TetR/AcrR family transcriptional regulator codes for MVRPREFDRDEVLDRAMRVFWEKGYAATSTDDLLAAMNIGRQSLYNAFGDKRRLYLEALERYQANSTSGHLGRLNGAASPLAGIEALLLGLIHDDDADRALGCMGVNAVCEFGTTDPELPPLRAKVGPTLAKSLAARIRDGQARGEIDATVNANEAAAFVQLTMQGIQLAARAGTEPKALKAMARFAVGRLKRR; via the coding sequence ATGGTGAGACCAAGAGAATTCGATCGGGACGAAGTGCTGGACCGCGCGATGCGCGTGTTCTGGGAAAAGGGTTACGCGGCGACGTCGACCGACGACCTGCTGGCGGCGATGAACATCGGCCGCCAGAGCCTGTACAACGCATTCGGCGACAAACGCAGGCTGTATCTCGAAGCACTCGAACGGTATCAGGCGAACAGCACGTCCGGCCACCTCGGGCGGCTGAACGGCGCGGCGTCGCCGCTCGCGGGCATCGAGGCGCTGCTGCTCGGGCTGATCCACGACGACGATGCGGATCGCGCGCTCGGCTGCATGGGTGTCAACGCCGTCTGCGAGTTCGGCACGACCGACCCCGAACTGCCGCCGCTGCGGGCGAAGGTCGGGCCGACGCTCGCGAAGAGCCTCGCCGCGCGGATTCGCGACGGGCAGGCGCGCGGCGAGATCGACGCGACGGTCAATGCGAACGAGGCCGCCGCGTTTGTCCAGTTGACGATGCAGGGCATCCAGCTGGCCGCGCGCGCCGGCACCGAGCCGAAGGCGTTGAAGGCGATGGCGCGTTTTGCCGTCGGCCGCCTGAAGCGGCGCTGA
- a CDS encoding SDR family oxidoreductase — translation MTSSNGKLHHHAAIVFGGSRGIGAAIARRLAHEGADVALTYVSAPEKAAETVAAIEAAGRAGIAIEADSANADAIRAAVERAVERFGRLDVAVVNAGILRLGDVASFAIDDLDRMLAVNVRGVFLAIQAAVAHLPRGGRIVTIGSNTAVRSNYPGSSVYSMTKAAVAVMVKGVAIDLAPRGITINNVQPGPTVTDLTAEHIDRITPLIPLNRAADPDEIASLVAWLASDESGYMTGSSLTIDGGMAL, via the coding sequence ATGACAAGCAGCAACGGCAAATTGCATCATCACGCGGCGATCGTGTTCGGCGGTTCGCGCGGCATCGGCGCGGCTATCGCGCGACGGCTCGCGCACGAAGGAGCGGATGTCGCGCTGACCTATGTGTCGGCGCCGGAAAAGGCGGCGGAAACGGTCGCCGCGATCGAAGCGGCGGGGCGCGCGGGGATCGCGATCGAAGCGGACAGCGCGAACGCCGACGCGATCCGCGCCGCCGTCGAGCGGGCCGTCGAGCGATTCGGCCGGCTCGACGTCGCGGTGGTCAACGCGGGCATCCTGCGGCTCGGCGACGTCGCGTCGTTCGCCATCGACGACCTCGACCGGATGCTGGCCGTCAACGTGCGCGGCGTGTTTCTCGCGATCCAGGCCGCGGTCGCGCATCTGCCGCGCGGCGGCCGCATCGTGACGATCGGCAGCAACACGGCGGTGCGCAGCAACTATCCGGGCTCCAGCGTTTATTCGATGACGAAGGCGGCGGTTGCGGTGATGGTGAAGGGCGTCGCGATCGACCTCGCGCCGCGCGGCATCACGATCAACAACGTGCAGCCGGGGCCGACCGTCACCGACCTGACGGCCGAGCACATCGACCGGATCACGCCGCTGATCCCGCTGAACCGCGCGGCGGACCCGGACGAGATCGCGTCGCTGGTCGCGTGGCTCGCGAGCGACGAATCGGGCTACATGACCGGGTCGAGCCTGACGATAGACGGCGGCATGGCGCTGTAA
- a CDS encoding alpha/beta hydrolase family protein, whose protein sequence is MATIFESAFHDGFGTWPLAYIPYGGADFGDVAAVAEKVGHGDDSAFYDAWVQAAQRQQAEADATLARAKTASARELYLRASCSYAASYHPIYGAPVDPRLLDAFRKQMALFATAMRLGDPAVEPLRIPFDRLSLPAYLIPAEGGAQERRPLLILTNGYDATLTDLYFASAVAASRRGYHALIFDGPGQGELLYEHGVPLRPDWETVIAAVVDFALTLDVVDPARIALSGGSLGGYLAPRAASGEHRLAACIADPGQWSVATGFRQAALRLGGTPDEVRDLGRIGDALLDRMRQMIEGDRKLRWMVVQRGFWANGVDNLRDYLASVETYTLEGRAELIRCPTLLTCAERDPLAAGVAAMLDALRCPKQMIRFTAAEGAGDHCEMMNRSLLNRRVLDWLDDVLHND, encoded by the coding sequence ATGGCGACGATTTTCGAGTCAGCGTTCCACGACGGCTTCGGCACGTGGCCGCTCGCGTATATCCCGTATGGCGGCGCGGACTTCGGCGACGTCGCGGCGGTCGCGGAGAAGGTCGGCCACGGCGACGACTCCGCGTTCTACGACGCATGGGTCCAAGCGGCGCAGCGCCAGCAGGCGGAAGCCGATGCCACGCTCGCCCGCGCAAAGACGGCCAGCGCACGCGAGTTATACCTGCGGGCGAGTTGCAGCTACGCCGCGTCGTATCACCCGATCTATGGCGCGCCGGTCGATCCACGCCTGCTGGATGCGTTCCGCAAACAGATGGCATTGTTCGCCACCGCGATGCGCCTCGGCGATCCGGCCGTTGAACCGCTCAGGATTCCGTTCGATCGTCTGTCGTTGCCCGCGTATCTGATTCCGGCCGAAGGAGGCGCGCAGGAACGGCGTCCGCTGCTGATCCTGACGAACGGCTACGATGCGACGTTGACCGACCTCTATTTCGCCTCGGCGGTCGCCGCGTCGCGGCGCGGCTACCACGCGCTGATCTTCGACGGCCCAGGCCAGGGCGAACTGCTGTACGAACACGGCGTGCCGCTGCGGCCGGACTGGGAGACGGTGATCGCCGCGGTCGTGGACTTCGCGTTGACGCTCGACGTCGTCGATCCCGCGCGCATCGCGTTGAGCGGCGGGAGCCTCGGCGGTTATCTCGCGCCGCGCGCGGCATCCGGCGAGCACCGGCTGGCCGCGTGCATCGCCGATCCGGGGCAGTGGAGCGTCGCGACCGGCTTTCGCCAGGCGGCGTTGCGGCTCGGCGGGACACCGGACGAGGTCCGCGATCTCGGCCGCATCGGCGACGCGTTGCTCGACCGTATGCGGCAGATGATCGAAGGCGACCGCAAGCTGCGCTGGATGGTCGTGCAGCGCGGTTTCTGGGCGAACGGCGTCGACAATCTGCGCGACTATCTGGCGTCCGTCGAAACGTACACACTCGAAGGCCGCGCCGAACTGATTCGCTGTCCGACGTTGCTGACCTGCGCCGAGCGCGATCCGCTCGCGGCCGGCGTGGCGGCGATGCTCGACGCGCTGCGCTGCCCGAAGCAGATGATCCGCTTCACCGCGGCCGAAGGCGCGGGCGACCACTGCGAGATGATGAACCGCTCGCTGCTGAACCGGCGCGTGCTGGACTGGCTCGACGACGTGCTGCACAACGACTGA
- a CDS encoding secondary thiamine-phosphate synthase enzyme YjbQ: protein MRQALHHLRVRVPGRGLIDISDEVHAFVREQRIDTGLLTLFCRHTSASLLIQENADPSVRRDLERYFATLAPEDPQRYEHDTEGPDDMPAHLRTALTQVQLSIPVEHGAPTLGTWQGIYLFEHRQHAHTRDVVLHLIGE, encoded by the coding sequence ATGCGCCAGGCGCTTCATCATCTGCGGGTCCGCGTCCCCGGACGCGGGCTCATCGACATCAGCGACGAGGTGCATGCGTTCGTGCGCGAGCAACGGATCGACACCGGACTGCTGACGCTGTTCTGCCGTCACACGTCCGCCTCGCTGCTGATCCAGGAAAACGCGGACCCGTCGGTGCGCCGCGACCTCGAACGCTACTTCGCGACGCTCGCGCCCGAAGACCCGCAACGCTACGAGCACGACACCGAAGGCCCGGACGACATGCCCGCGCATCTGCGCACCGCGCTCACGCAGGTGCAACTGTCGATTCCGGTCGAGCACGGCGCGCCGACGCTCGGCACGTGGCAGGGCATCTATCTGTTCGAGCACCGGCAGCATGCGCACACGCGCGACGTCGTGCTGCATCTGATCGGCGAATGA
- a CDS encoding TonB-dependent receptor, translated as MLTRHSSGTVLSVSSRPAVRSRLLPAVLLGAVHGIASAAGAPNPTPAPLQADGDSPAAAAPAGASAPEPQSLPSVQVSGTRSYAEKNLLPQTTESITAKQIAETVNVMDTEDALKYLPDMLVRKRYIGDTQAPMATRTTGINASARSLVYADGVLLTPLINNNNQNGSPQWFMVPPQEIDRIDVMYGPFAAQFPGNSYGAVTQITTRMPKRFEASVAVTGAVQHFSQYGTNTSEPSTQYSATLGDRVGKLSWWFSANHLNSFSQPITFGTVSQSKTPAGAGLPAIGGGFADTNRTGSAIQVIGASNFIHTIQDNATLKLAYDFTPTLTATYTLGYWQNRSKAHAETYLTDANGNPYYGAASGSVNLGGFAYSASTIAGQFASNNVEQEHLMQSVDVGTHTQGPFDWQLVVSNMDYLQDLSRLSTGLYPAALSGGPGRTTDMSGTGWTTVDAKGIWRPQGIDGAHLVSFGAHYDQFRLESPTYSTSDWISGGPGALYSNSLGRTGTSALWVQDAWRFAPSLTATLGGRYEWWRAYDGYNFSTAGNGAGVSIQQPGVSQSGFSPKVSLNWALGDVWSVTGSVGRALRFPTVGELYQSVQTGTTFLQANPFLKPEDVWSGELAIERDTNRSHLRLSAFDEYVYDALISQTSLIPGFATPVSFTQNVGKTRQMGVELAGRADDALIRGLSLSGNVTYVNAKILSNDSFVPTSPGDTSVGKRVPYVPTWRATLEATYRPDAHWAYTLAARYSSRVFATVDNSDVNAATFMGFQDFFVMDARVHYQFDRHWGGALGVDNLNNRKYFLYHPFPQRTFYAELKYDL; from the coding sequence ATGCTCACCCGACATTCGAGCGGCACGGTCCTGTCCGTGTCGTCGCGCCCGGCCGTCCGTAGCCGGCTGCTGCCCGCCGTGCTGCTCGGCGCTGTGCACGGCATCGCGTCCGCCGCCGGCGCGCCGAACCCCACGCCGGCCCCGCTTCAGGCCGACGGCGACTCGCCCGCCGCAGCCGCGCCCGCCGGCGCATCGGCGCCCGAACCGCAGAGCCTGCCGTCGGTCCAGGTTTCCGGCACGCGCTCCTATGCGGAGAAGAACCTGCTGCCGCAGACCACCGAAAGCATCACCGCGAAGCAGATCGCGGAGACGGTCAACGTGATGGATACCGAGGACGCGCTGAAGTATCTGCCCGACATGCTCGTGCGCAAGCGCTACATCGGCGACACCCAGGCGCCGATGGCGACGCGCACCACCGGCATCAACGCAAGCGCGCGCAGCCTCGTTTATGCGGACGGCGTGCTGCTCACGCCGCTCATCAACAACAACAACCAGAACGGCTCGCCGCAGTGGTTCATGGTGCCGCCGCAGGAGATCGACCGGATCGACGTGATGTACGGCCCGTTCGCCGCGCAGTTCCCCGGCAATTCGTACGGCGCGGTCACGCAGATCACGACGCGCATGCCGAAGCGTTTCGAGGCGAGCGTCGCGGTGACCGGCGCGGTCCAGCATTTCAGCCAGTACGGCACGAACACGAGCGAGCCGTCCACCCAGTACAGCGCGACGCTCGGCGACCGCGTCGGCAAGCTGTCGTGGTGGTTCAGCGCGAATCACCTGAACAGCTTCTCGCAGCCGATCACGTTCGGCACCGTCAGCCAGTCGAAGACGCCGGCCGGCGCGGGGCTGCCCGCGATCGGCGGCGGTTTTGCCGACACGAACCGCACCGGCAGCGCGATCCAGGTGATCGGCGCGAGCAACTTCATCCACACGATCCAGGACAACGCGACACTCAAGCTCGCATACGACTTCACGCCGACGCTCACCGCGACGTACACGCTCGGCTACTGGCAGAACCGCTCGAAGGCGCACGCGGAAACGTACCTGACCGACGCGAACGGCAACCCGTATTACGGCGCGGCCAGCGGCTCGGTGAACCTCGGCGGCTTCGCGTACAGCGCGAGCACGATCGCCGGCCAGTTCGCGAGCAACAACGTCGAGCAGGAGCACCTGATGCAGAGCGTGGACGTCGGCACGCACACGCAGGGGCCGTTCGACTGGCAACTGGTGGTCAGCAACATGGACTACCTGCAGGACCTGAGCCGCCTGTCCACCGGGCTTTATCCGGCCGCGCTGTCCGGCGGGCCGGGCCGCACGACCGACATGAGCGGCACCGGCTGGACGACGGTGGACGCGAAAGGCATCTGGCGGCCGCAGGGGATCGACGGCGCGCACCTCGTCAGCTTCGGCGCGCATTACGACCAGTTCCGGCTGGAAAGCCCGACGTACAGCACGTCGGACTGGATCTCCGGCGGCCCGGGTGCGCTGTACAGCAACTCGCTCGGCCGCACCGGGACCAGCGCGCTATGGGTGCAGGACGCGTGGCGCTTCGCGCCGTCGCTGACCGCGACGCTCGGCGGACGCTACGAATGGTGGCGCGCGTACGACGGCTACAACTTCTCGACCGCCGGCAACGGCGCGGGCGTATCGATCCAGCAGCCGGGCGTGAGCCAGTCCGGCTTCTCGCCGAAGGTCTCGCTGAACTGGGCGCTCGGCGACGTGTGGTCGGTGACCGGCTCGGTCGGCCGCGCGCTGCGCTTTCCGACCGTCGGCGAGCTGTACCAGAGCGTGCAGACCGGCACGACGTTCCTGCAGGCGAACCCGTTCCTGAAACCCGAGGACGTGTGGTCGGGCGAACTCGCGATCGAGCGCGACACGAATCGCAGCCACCTGCGGCTGTCCGCGTTCGACGAATACGTGTACGACGCGCTGATCTCGCAGACCTCGCTGATCCCCGGTTTCGCGACGCCGGTGTCGTTCACGCAGAACGTCGGCAAGACGCGCCAGATGGGCGTCGAACTCGCGGGCCGCGCGGACGACGCGCTGATCCGCGGGCTGTCGCTGTCCGGCAACGTCACGTACGTGAATGCGAAGATCCTGTCGAACGACAGCTTCGTGCCGACGTCGCCCGGCGACACGTCGGTCGGCAAGCGCGTGCCGTACGTGCCGACGTGGCGCGCGACGCTCGAAGCGACCTACCGGCCCGACGCGCACTGGGCGTACACGCTCGCCGCGCGCTACAGTTCGCGCGTGTTCGCGACGGTCGACAACAGCGACGTCAACGCGGCCACGTTCATGGGCTTTCAGGATTTCTTCGTGATGGACGCACGCGTGCACTACCAGTTCGACCGGCACTGGGGCGGCGCGCTCGGCGTCGACAACCTGAACAACCGCAAATACTTCCTGTATCACCCGTTCCCGCAGCGCACGTTCTATGCGGAGCTGAAGTACGACCTTTGA
- a CDS encoding copper chaperone PCu(A)C: MKRTIHTLAALSLCVASLDAFAAPPAVSNCWVRLLPGNLPSGAYFDVTNPGSAAIEIESVDSDAFGMAMLHRTQRNGSTSTMEMVHTATVPANGTLKFAPGGYHVMLEQPKQPVAIGSTIALTFTFGDGEKTTAQCAVKSPATMVK, translated from the coding sequence ATGAAACGAACGATCCATACCCTCGCCGCGTTGTCGCTTTGCGTGGCCTCGCTCGATGCGTTCGCCGCGCCGCCGGCGGTGTCGAACTGCTGGGTGCGGCTGCTGCCCGGCAATCTGCCGTCCGGCGCGTACTTCGACGTGACGAACCCCGGCAGCGCCGCGATTGAAATCGAAAGCGTCGACAGCGACGCGTTCGGCATGGCGATGCTTCACCGCACGCAGCGCAACGGCAGCACGTCGACGATGGAGATGGTCCACACCGCGACGGTGCCGGCGAACGGCACGCTGAAGTTCGCGCCCGGCGGTTATCACGTGATGCTCGAACAGCCGAAGCAGCCGGTCGCGATCGGCTCGACGATCGCGCTGACGTTCACGTTCGGCGACGGCGAAAAGACGACCGCGCAGTGCGCGGTGAAGAGCCCGGCGACGATGGTCAAGTGA
- a CDS encoding DOPA 4,5-dioxygenase family protein codes for MTRPDLAEIRNWHAHVYFDAATRDAAWALREAIEARFPRELQMGRFHERPVGPHPMWSYQLAFEPAEFTTIVAWLALHHGALDVFVHPNTSDALRDHRDCALWIGRSYPLNLSVLGG; via the coding sequence ATGACCCGCCCCGACCTTGCCGAGATCCGTAACTGGCACGCGCACGTTTATTTCGACGCCGCGACCCGCGATGCCGCATGGGCGTTGCGCGAGGCGATCGAAGCGCGGTTCCCGCGCGAATTGCAGATGGGCCGTTTTCACGAGCGGCCGGTCGGTCCGCATCCGATGTGGTCGTATCAGCTGGCGTTCGAACCGGCGGAGTTTACGACGATCGTCGCGTGGCTCGCGCTGCATCACGGGGCGCTCGACGTATTCGTTCATCCGAACACCAGCGATGCGTTGCGCGATCATCGCGACTGCGCGTTGTGGATCGGGCGTTCGTATCCGCTGAATCTGTCCGTGCTTGGCGGTTGA
- a CDS encoding 2-dehydropantoate 2-reductase, producing the protein MKILVLGAGALGGYYGARLIEAGANVTFAVRAGRASQLDRDGLVVTSPLGDFSRPVQTMLAGDDRGPFDVVLLACKAYDLDAAIGTIAPAVGPATTILPLLNGLAVYDRLDAVFGRPRVMGGVSYIATTLDPSGAIRHLSPFDRLSVGARDAAHADTARAVHELASKSAGTRTLSGAIVQELWEKWTTICAGAAATCLLRATVGEIVRTRDGADIVTRILAECVAVATRAGYAPRDEALAAARATLLAENSTWAASMMRDIAANARRIESDAIVGDMIAYGERFGVETPLLRIAFCSVDAYAARQRAAA; encoded by the coding sequence ATGAAGATTCTCGTACTCGGCGCCGGCGCACTCGGCGGTTATTACGGCGCGCGGCTGATCGAGGCTGGCGCGAACGTGACGTTCGCGGTTCGCGCCGGCCGCGCGTCGCAACTCGACCGCGACGGGCTCGTCGTGACGAGCCCGCTCGGCGACTTTTCGCGTCCGGTGCAGACGATGCTGGCCGGCGACGACCGCGGCCCGTTCGACGTCGTGCTGCTCGCGTGCAAGGCCTACGACCTCGACGCGGCGATCGGCACGATCGCACCGGCGGTCGGCCCGGCCACCACGATCCTGCCGCTGCTGAACGGACTCGCGGTGTACGACCGGCTCGACGCGGTGTTCGGCCGCCCGCGCGTGATGGGCGGCGTGTCGTATATCGCGACCACGCTCGATCCGTCCGGCGCGATCCGCCATCTGAGCCCGTTCGACCGGCTGTCGGTCGGCGCGCGCGACGCCGCGCACGCGGACACGGCCCGCGCCGTTCACGAACTCGCGTCGAAGTCCGCCGGCACGCGCACGTTGTCCGGCGCGATCGTGCAGGAACTGTGGGAGAAGTGGACGACGATCTGCGCCGGCGCGGCCGCCACCTGCCTGCTGCGCGCGACGGTCGGCGAGATCGTGCGGACCCGCGACGGCGCGGACATCGTCACGCGCATTCTCGCGGAGTGCGTCGCGGTCGCGACGCGGGCGGGCTACGCGCCGCGCGACGAGGCGCTCGCCGCCGCGCGCGCGACGCTGCTCGCGGAGAACTCGACGTGGGCCGCGTCGATGATGCGCGACATCGCGGCGAACGCGCGGCGTATCGAGTCGGATGCGATCGTCGGCGACATGATCGCGTACGGCGAGCGGTTCGGCGTCGAGACGCCGCTGCTGCGCATTGCGTTTTGCAGCGTCGATGCGTATGCGGCGCGGCAACGCGCGGCGGCGTAG
- a CDS encoding sensor domain-containing diguanylate cyclase, with protein MVDWSSRVQEFVDGIGASVAVVGRNEAGQLVVPACNDGFFQMTGGRRPGVRAFPIPLDTLVPNYARHEFREKLLECFESGIAQELEQAYDLKDGTHWWRMSLKPFRHTDSGSTVVEILVTGLDITSKMDLTRALEASTSRFRSVVDAAYDAIITIDQHHHITLFNRAAENLFGYSSEEMLGEPIERLLPEKYRPYHARYVQQFARSPVRSRQMDERNRVYGQHRDGSLLPVEIAISKIVVDGLIEFTAVIRDITDRVRLMDLLQKQAVTDELTGLPNRREFLGVVEHILESDDELSVFLLDIDFFKKINDSYGHDVGDEVLRILAKVGMASSRKSDVFARWGGEEFVAALPQTGADDALAIAEQLRATFEQQDFAHEWRTGNAVPFTVTIGVTTRAPGERDVNAILKRADQALYRAKQSGRNRVEAG; from the coding sequence ATGGTCGATTGGTCCAGCAGGGTCCAGGAGTTCGTGGATGGCATCGGCGCGAGCGTGGCCGTCGTCGGCCGCAACGAGGCCGGCCAGCTGGTCGTCCCGGCCTGCAACGACGGCTTTTTCCAGATGACCGGCGGACGCCGGCCGGGCGTGCGCGCGTTCCCGATCCCGCTCGACACGCTGGTGCCGAACTATGCGCGCCACGAGTTTCGCGAGAAGCTGCTGGAGTGCTTCGAATCCGGCATCGCGCAGGAACTGGAGCAGGCGTACGACCTGAAGGACGGCACGCACTGGTGGCGCATGTCGCTGAAGCCGTTCCGCCACACCGACAGCGGCTCGACCGTCGTCGAGATTCTGGTGACCGGCCTCGACATCACGTCGAAGATGGACCTGACGCGCGCGCTCGAAGCCAGCACGTCGCGTTTCCGGTCGGTGGTCGACGCGGCATACGACGCGATCATCACGATCGACCAGCACCACCACATCACGCTGTTCAACCGCGCGGCGGAGAACCTGTTCGGCTACTCGTCCGAGGAGATGCTCGGCGAGCCGATCGAGCGGCTGCTGCCCGAGAAGTATCGCCCGTATCACGCGCGGTACGTGCAGCAGTTCGCGCGCTCGCCGGTGCGCTCGCGGCAGATGGACGAACGCAACCGCGTGTACGGCCAGCATCGCGACGGCTCGCTGCTGCCGGTCGAGATCGCGATCTCGAAGATCGTCGTGGACGGGCTGATCGAATTCACCGCGGTGATCCGCGACATCACGGATCGCGTGCGGCTGATGGATCTGCTGCAGAAGCAGGCGGTGACCGACGAATTGACCGGCCTGCCGAACCGGCGCGAGTTCCTCGGCGTGGTCGAGCACATTCTGGAGTCCGACGACGAACTGTCCGTGTTCCTGCTCGACATCGATTTCTTCAAGAAGATCAACGACAGCTACGGCCACGACGTCGGCGACGAAGTGCTGCGAATACTCGCGAAGGTCGGCATGGCGTCGAGCCGCAAGTCCGACGTGTTCGCGCGCTGGGGCGGCGAGGAGTTCGTCGCCGCGCTGCCGCAGACCGGCGCGGACGACGCGCTGGCGATTGCCGAACAGTTGCGCGCGACGTTCGAGCAGCAGGACTTCGCGCACGAATGGCGCACCGGCAACGCGGTGCCGTTCACGGTCACGATCGGCGTGACCACGCGCGCGCCCGGCGAGCGCGACGTGAACGCGATCCTGAAACGCGCGGACCAGGCGCTGTATCGCGCCAAGCAGTCGGGCCGCAATCGCGTCGAGGCGGGTTGA
- a CDS encoding DUF2946 domain-containing protein encodes MTAWLGLIAMWIVVLAPLVSQLVVSAHMDDPATAALCSVVQPVAGDAHDSQHGDLLAACGYCDLLADHPALPAVVGPTLLLIVLIAAVVVPALSTRFTPLGAFPSGRPRAPPAFSLPSL; translated from the coding sequence ATGACCGCATGGCTTGGCCTGATCGCCATGTGGATCGTCGTGCTCGCGCCGCTCGTAAGCCAGCTGGTCGTTTCGGCGCACATGGACGATCCCGCGACCGCCGCGTTGTGCTCGGTCGTGCAGCCGGTTGCCGGCGACGCGCATGACAGCCAGCACGGCGACCTGCTCGCCGCGTGCGGCTACTGCGACCTGCTCGCCGATCATCCGGCGCTGCCGGCCGTGGTGGGGCCGACGCTGCTGCTGATCGTGCTGATCGCCGCCGTCGTGGTGCCCGCGCTGTCCACCCGCTTCACGCCGCTCGGCGCGTTCCCCTCGGGACGCCCGCGCGCGCCTCCCGCGTTTTCCCTGCCCAGCCTGTAA